Sequence from the Candidatus Accumulibacter similis genome:
CGTTCATGGGGCGTCTCCTGGTTGGCGCTGCGTTGATGACGACTGTATGAACGCGCTGTTCGAGCCGTAAGCCAAGCGAATTCTCAATCATTGTTCGAGGCCCCTTCGGTCGGGTGGCCACGGTCGGGCGACTCGCGATCTTGGCGCCCGGGCGCACACCTTCGCGCGGCGTGGCGCCGTCTGACTGCGTGCGCGGCCATCATCGCGCCCGCGGCATTCGCGGCCCACGGGCGCCCGTTGGCGATTCAGGTGCCGCGCAACTCCCGGACGCCGGCGTTGACCAGGGTCATCACGGCGCTGGTGAAGACGAGATTGGCCATCGACGGGCAGGCCTTCCCGTCTTCGAGCAATTCGTCGATGGCCTCGCGCGACTTCGCGCGCATCGCCGCGCACACCGCGTCGAGTTGATCGTTGCTGGCGGCGCGCACTTCAGTCGGGCAGAGACGGATCAGGGTGCGCAGGGCGGCGTCGGCGAGGGCTTGGCCCAGGGTCTCGAGGTTCTTGGCTTCGGTCGGGGTCATGGCGCAGCTCCGGATGGCGTGGTGGATGACGAACACATGAACGCGCTGCTCACTCCGGAAGCCAAGCAGAAGATTGATCTTCTGGATCCTTGCCGGTCAGGATCTCGAGCCAGTCGCGCACGAAGTGCTCGCCGGTGACCCCGTGGTTGCGGACGTAGCGTACGCGCTTCATGGTGAGGTTCCACTCCTGAGCGATGCCCCGAATCGTCTGGCGATTTTGCCGCATCAGGCGGCGGATGGTTTCGGCGCTGAGGGTGTTCATGTCGGGCTCCTGGTGGCGTTGATGACGATCGTATGAACGCGCTGTCTGGTGCCGAAGCCAAGCGGATTCTCAAGCTTTCTTCGGCACCCTGAGATTTCACACTCTCGCCTCGGTCATGCGCAGTCCTTTGAGCTGCACCGGAGGGCGGCACTCGTAGGCGTCGGGGCGCTCTTCGAAGTCGGCGATGACCGCCTTGAGCACGGCCTGGAGGTAGCGTTCCGGCTTGCGGTAACGCTGGAGGCAGCGAAGTTGCTGAGCGGTCGCCGTGACGTGGAACCACTGGTCCGGCGTCACGGTGTCGCACAGCTCGCACCAGACAGTGACGCCGTGCTGTTCGACAAAGGCTTTCGCGCCGGAGAACACGGTCGGCGTCGTTTGCGGGTAGCGCATGCGGGTCATTGCGCCACCTCTCCGACGCGATAAACGCGATCGCGGCCAGCTGCCTTCTCGGACGTGATGGTCAGCCCGAGCTTCTTCTTGAGCGCGCCTGCCAGGCAACCCCGGACGGTCTGGCCCAGCCATCCGGTGGATGCGCAAATTTGCGCAACCGTCGCCCCCTCGGGCCGCTGCAGCATCGCGATCACGGCGGCTTGCTTGCTGTTGTCCCGGGTTCGCGGCTTGCGCTCGACGACGTCCGGCTGCGGATCCGGCGGCGCCTGGTCCGGCCCCCACTCGGCCTCGATGGCCGCCACCGCGGCCTCGATCTCGGCGTCCGGGGTAATGGGCTCCGGCAGCTCGTACGCGCGCCCCACGGCGGCGCAGCCGTCGGCGGTCAGCCGATACACGATCTCGTCGCCGACCGCCGTCTCGAAGATCAGGTGACGGCTCAGGAGACTGGCAAGGACCTTCTTCTGGGCGCCGCTGGGCAGCCGCGCCGGCAGGGGATGAACGCTGCCATCGGGCCGTTCGGCGGCAGCGGTGAGGACTTCGATCTGGGTCGGGGTGAGTGTGATGGTCATGTCGTGCTCCTCGGCGTGGTGGATGACATGCGTATGAACGCGCTGTTCGAGGCGGAAGCCAAGCGTCTTCTGCTTGGCTTCCGGTCGACGTCGCCGACTACGCCACCAGCTTCTCGGCCAGGGCAAAGGCGTGATCCTTGAAGCGGGCGCCCGGGCCAAACCAGGCGGCGTTCAGGCGGTTGTCCTGCATGCGGCCCTTCTCGTGGTCGATGTACTCGGTCGTGGCGTTGAGCAGTCCCCAGAGCGTCTTGTCGGTCGCGTCCTGGGCGCCGCCGATCATCTCGCCGGCGAAGAGGTCGAGGATGCGGCGGTAGCCCTTGGACTTGCGGACCTGCTCCGGCGAGTAGGTCTGGCCGTAGGGCATGAAGGGTTGGAAGAGCTCCAGCAACCAGGCGTCGGTCTCGAGGGTGCTCAGTTTCCGCTGGGCCATCAGCCCGGCCTTTTGCTGGAACTCCTCCCAGGCATTGAGGGCGATGCCCAGGTCGGCGCGGACTTCCTTGGGATCGAAGATCGCCTGGTGCGAGATGGTCACCTGCCTCTGCGACGAGGCGTTGCGCAGGCAGGCCTGCAGCGTGTTGTTGCAGACCACCCGGACCGTCGTGAAGCGGGCGACGGTGGCCATCGTACCGTCGTAGGAGGTGGCGAGCAGCAGGTAGGGCGCGACCTCGTCGTCGAGGATGCGGGCGTTGTCGCCGACGCGGCCCAGGGCCCAGATGCGCCGCCCCGCCATCAGCGCGCCGACCGTCTCGATGCTGAACTGCTTGGCTTTCGCCAGCTCGCCGAAGAAGTGGAGGATGTC
This genomic interval carries:
- a CDS encoding DUF3489 domain-containing protein, producing MTITLTPTQIEVLTAAAERPDGSVHPLPARLPSGAQKKVLASLLSRHLIFETAVGDEIVYRLTADGCAAVGRAYELPEPITPDAEIEAAVAAIEAEWGPDQAPPDPQPDVVERKPRTRDNSKQAAVIAMLQRPEGATVAQICASTGWLGQTVRGCLAGALKKKLGLTITSEKAAGRDRVYRVGEVAQ
- a CDS encoding DUF932 domain-containing protein; the encoded protein is MAHQIDFTTGQAAIAYTTGSETPWHGLGQTVDPHAPVEVWQKAAQLEWQALRAEVQFDSSVSGARETYTDKHVLYRSDCGAPLSVVSSDYRVVQPADILHFFGELAKAKQFSIETVGALMAGRRIWALGRVGDNARILDDEVAPYLLLATSYDGTMATVARFTTVRVVCNNTLQACLRNASSQRQVTISHQAIFDPKEVRADLGIALNAWEEFQQKAGLMAQRKLSTLETDAWLLELFQPFMPYGQTYSPEQVRKSKGYRRILDLFAGEMIGGAQDATDKTLWGLLNATTEYIDHEKGRMQDNRLNAAWFGPGARFKDHAFALAEKLVA